The DNA segment TGGCAGCGCCGCAAATTCATCCGGCAGCAGCAGCGCCACGCGGAAGAGCAGAAAAGGTTGCAATACCTGCATCAATTGGAACTGGAAAGAAACGAGAAAGAGATCATCCGTCTCCGCAACGAAAAGCTCGAAGCCGAAATACAGTTGAAAAATACAGAACTCGCTTCCACTACCATGAACCTGGTGCAGAAAGGAGAGATGCTGCACAAAGTGAAAGAAGAGTTCCAGAAACTCAAGAAAACCGACAACAAAGAAACCTCCGATGAAGAATACAAAAAGATCATGCGGATGCTGGAGGAACACAAACTCCGGAACGACTGGGAACAATTCGCCGTACACTTCGATAAGGTGCACAGCGATTTCCTGGTGTCCTTAAAAGAACATTATCCTAAACTAACGCCCAGTGAACTGAAGCTATGCGCCTACCTCCGGCTGAACCTCTCCAGCAAAGAGATCGCGCAGATCATGAACATTACGATAAAAAGTGTGGAGCTGAGCAGGTACAGGTTGCGGAAAAAACTGGGCATCCCGGGCGAGACCAGTTTGTTCAACTTTTTGCTGGATTTCCATTCCACGGCAAATGCGGTATAACCATTCATCCATTGTTCATCAGCACCCCGTATCTTCGCCCCTCAAACAAAATTTATGCTCGCACACCACGTCCTTTTCTGGCTGAAAGCCGATACTACCGAAGAACAGAAAGCCGCCTTCCGCAAAAGTCTGGAGACCCTTGAAAAAGTTGAAAGCGTGAAGGCGTTCCATGTAGGCACACCTTCTTCCATCGACCGCGCCGTAGTGGATACCAGCTATACTTTTTCCCTGGTGATCTTCTTTGAAGATATGGCCGGACACGATCTTTACCAGGTGCATCCGCTGCACACCGGTTTCCTCGATGAATGCAGGGCTTATTTCGAAAAAGTAATCATCTACGATTCCATCTAAATCAAAGAAAATATGATCTGGACAAAGCCGGTTGATCTTGAAAAGCTGAATAACCTGCCACCGAACATGGCATCTTATATCGGTATTGCGTTCACCGGCTTTACCGACAACACCCTTTCCGCCCGTATGCCCGTTGACCACCGCACGCACCAGCCTTTCGGCATCCTGCACGGCGGCGCCTCGGTTGTACTGGCGGAAACTTTGGGGAGCGTGGCCAGCCTGCTGCTTATTGATGAACAGCAGTTCCGGGCCGTTGGACTGGAAATCAACGCCAACCACCTCCGTCCCGTAAAAGAGGGATACGTTCACGGTGTTTGTACACCCATTCATATCGGGCAGAAGACCCATGTGTGGGACATCAGGATCAGCAACGAAGCCGGCAAACCCGTTTGCGTGAGTCGACTTACCGTGGCCATCGTTCCGGTGTACAATCTTATTTAATCAACCTGGGATCAAACACGCAATGTGGTCCGGCGAAGAAATTCCCCAGGTGCGCCTTGCGTTGAAATGCTGACACATCGAAACGCGCATCCAGCTTCTCTTCCAGCTCGGCATGGTTGTTCTCCATAAAATTGCCTTGTTTCTTTTTACTTCCCTTCGAGAAACTTACATAGATCCTGGCAGATCCGGGAAGATTGATTCCAATTGTTTTCATTTTTTGCGTTTTAGATGATTAAACACATCCATACGCAAGCATCATTCTGTTAAATACGAAAGCCCGCTTTGTAACAGCAGGCATTCGTTAACGGTATTCATAGTACGGCACGATGGCCGTCAATTCATTTCAGCAAAGCAAAAGTGATTTATAAGATCCGAACCTGCTTCCCGGCCTGAAGCGCTTTTCCTACCAGGCTCATATCGGCTTCATCGGGAGCGGAAACGATCACGAGGTGAATAGACTCATCCTCCAGGATATCGCTTGTATTGTGCACCAGTTCGGCGCCTGAAAATTTCTCTTTTGTAAGCGCGGCGGTCTCTTCTTTCAGCATCACTTTTTTAACATGATACCCGTTGAAACTACCGCTTTCATCGATCAGATATGGATCTGTTGGTTGATTAAACTCAATCAGCCCTGCATTCATTGTTTCCATCTCACGTGGCTTTTAATTATAGATCAACAAGTGCAAAAATAAGCAAAATTCTTGTTTAAACGTTTAAACAAATCGTGAAATTGTGTAGATTGGCATTTTAAAAACGTAAATAGCGGGAACACAATAACTTCGGTTCCGATATTTTTTTTCTTTCTAACGGATTGCCATGCAGAAAAAAACCTCCTTAAAAGATATTGCTCAACTGGTGGGTGTTTCCACCGCGCTCGTATCTTATGTATTGAACAACAGGAAGGAAGGGCGGATAAGCCGTGAAGTGGCGCAGAAAATAAGAGCGGCCGCGGCTGCCCTGAATTACCGACCCAACCAGGCGGCCAGGAGTTTGAGAAGCAGCAAAACACTTACCATCGGGCTGATCGTGGCGGATATCGCCAACCCCTTCTCCGCATCGCTGGCACGCATCATTGAAGACGAAGCGGACCTCCAGGGCTACACGGTGATCTTCGGTAGTTCCGATGAGCACCCTGAAAAATTCAACAAGCTGCTCGAGGCGTTACTCAACAGGCAGGTAGACGGACTTATTCTTTCCCCGCCGGAAAACTCAGCAAACGCCTTGCAGGCACTTGTGGAACAGAATACCCCATTCGTATTGCTGGACCGCTATTTTTCCAACATCACAGCCGATACCATCTGCCTCGATAACCACGCAGCCACCAATGCCGCAGTGCAACACCTGCTGCTACAACACAAAACCCGCATTGGCATGATCGCTTACCGCACCACGCTGGAACACCTGCAGGACCGTAAGAACGGGTACATTGACGGACTGAAAACCGCCGACATCCCTTTCAACCCATCTTTGCTGAAGGAGATCGATATTGTTGTGACGGAAGAAGCGGTGGAACAGGCGATGAACGAACTGCTGCAATTACAGGAACCACCGGAAGCCATTATCTGCGCCTCCAACGTCATCGCCACCAAAGCGCTGAAGTTGTTGCGATCGAAGCACCGTAACACTTCTTCCCTACCCGAAATTGTGGGCTTCGATGAAACGGACCTCTTTCATTTCGTGGATCCGCCACTTACCTACATCAGGCAACCGTTGGTGGATATGGGCAGAAAGGCCACCCACCTGCTGCTGGAGCAAATGAATGGCCGTTCAGAAAGAACGCGTATTTTCTTAAAAGGAGAGTTAATAACAGGATAGTGTAAACGAAGATTTTTATATGGGCATTATCTTGTTCAGGTTATTCACCATCACGACTTCCTTACATACTTCGTCAATATCACGATCGTCTGTTCATTGATTTTTCCTTCAATATGTTCCGGATTATCCTGCACCAGCCTGATCTTTCTTACGATCGTGCCCTTCGGTGCCATGAAGTTCGTTCCTTTCACGTTCAGCACCTGGGTGAGCACCACGGTATCGCCGTTGCTGAGCGGCGTTCCGTTGCTGTCTTTATGGACTTCTACGGTTTCAAAAGCGCTCAGGGCCCAGTTCAGCACGGCATCATCCGGTTCAACCCCATTCATAATATCGGCGGCCCAATCCTGTTCTTTGTTGGCGTACAGTATCCTGTAGCTCAGGGCCTGCACAGCGGGTTCCGGGTTCCAGATGCTTCCCGCAAGGCATTGCCAGTGCTGCGCCGCATCTTTGTTGTCCATCATGGCCAGGCAGGTGGTACACAACGCCACTTCGTTTTCGATGTAGTCGTTGTTTTTAGGGCTCACGGCAAAGGCGATAGCCGCCGGTTCCACGGTACACAATTCACAGGTGCCCTGGCAACGTTCTTTCAATGGTGCGGTGATGCTGGTATTCATATTTGTATCGCCCTGATTTTGCTTTTGGGCGGGCGCAAGTTACGTTTCTTCCCCGGCTTTCAGAAAAGAACCACCGATCCTGTTACCTTTAGCAGCAAATTCATAGGCATTCATGAAAGCATATTTCCGTTTCAGTATTCCATACCTCCTCCTCACCATTCTTTTGTTCACCATTGAAGTGCTGATCGCAAAATACCTCCACGACCAGGTCATAAGGCCCTATGTTGGCGATGTACTGGTAGTAATACTGATCTATTGTTTTGTACGAAGCTTTTTTCGCTTCCCGGTATTGCCCACAGCCATCGCTACGCTGCTGTTCGCCTTCCTGATCGAAACACTGCAGTATTTCGATATTGTTCATCTGCTCGGACTCGGGAAATATTACCTGGCAAGAGTTGTAATAGGTACTTCATTTGAATGGATAGACCTCGCAGCCTACACGCTCGGCACCCTGATTGTATTGGGTGCGGAGAAGGTAAGAAGTTAGCGCATCCACATTTCAATATGGTCGTCTATCACCTCAACTGCACCCGCAGCATCCACGCCATTTTTTCGTGCGTTTCCATCAGTCCCGTAATAAAATCGCCTGTACCCGCATCTTTGTAATCGTTGCTGATCAGATTGATCTTTTCCCGCATCCGGATGATGATGCTTTCGTGGTCGGCGAGTAAAGCTTTTACGAAACCAGCGCCGTCGTTCTTTTCCCGGCTCAATTCGGTGAGGTGCGTTAGTTCGAGGAAAGTTTTTAGTGAAGCAGGCGCATAATGGCCAAGTGCGCGGATGCGTTCCGCAACATCATCTATCATTTCATCCAGTTCTTCGTATTGCGATTCGAAGAATTTGTGTTTTTCGTAAAAATCGCTTCCTTCCACGTTCCAGTGCGCGTGTCGGGTTTTGGTGTACAAAACGAATTCATCCGCCAGAAAAACACATAGTTCCTGAGCGGTTTTCGAGCGATCTTCTTCGCTGATGCCAATTCCTGTTTGCATGGTATTTAGTTTGATGAAAATTTATATTGAAGTGTGACGGCTGTAAAAATAATATCTTTTCCATTCCCCGCTGCGCGGAGAAATGGGCCCGCATTGAACCAGGTGAACTCCCAGGTGAGCGCTAGCGCATTACTGGCGCTGAATTCCAGGTTTGTGGCGAGCTGGCTTCCAATGAAAGCGGGTGCAACGTTGGCGCCCGGGTAGATAAGGGCCACGTTGGGACCGTAAATACCATCGCGGGTGGAATACCTCCTGAAGATATCCAGGTCCATCCCCCAGTCGAGGGTTGGATGAAGGACGCAATTAAAATAAGGATGAACATCTATAAGATTGGCCGGACCGATCAATGCAGCCAGGCCGAAATAGGCGCCTCTTGGAAAAAGCGGGTTGAAGGTTTGCAGCCGGTCGTCGCCCGGTGTTTTATCGCCGGAGATGAGTTCCGTTTTTATACCGATCTCAGGTTCGTATTTACACCTGTTGAAACGATAAGCTGTATTCAAGGAGACGGTGTAGGCCCGGATGGCTTTTGAAGCGAACCGGCCATATTGGTAAACCGCTTCCAGGTCGTACATCGTGTTCCCGGTTTTGTTCCATATTCTCGTTCCTATCGAGTGACGCTGCTCCATTCCGGTACCATCTTCGAAAGCTGCCTGTTTTTTACAGATATCCAGGTAATAGAAGTCCGCGTTCTTTAAAACCGGAACCTGATTTTTCACCAGATAAACACCCCACAACCTGGTATCGCGCCGAAACCCATCGTCGAAGATGCCATTCCGTGCGGCCACATAGTAGCTGAAAAATGCATCGAGCCGAAGATCTTTCCGCTGCATTATCATGTTGGCCGCATCGAATGCCTGCCGGTTGTTTGGTCCTTCACGTACAGAGATCAGCCGTTGACTGCCATAGGAAAATTCCTGTCTGCCAACACGGAGCAGCATCGAAAGGCTGTCTGATAGTGGCACTTTGTAATGGACATAAGCCTGGTGCACATCAAGCGGATTCTCATCTACCGGACTCATATCGTTCTTTCCATTTGCAAGACTGCTTTGCAATTGCACGAAGGTTTTAAGGCGGCTGTTCCATTGTACAGCACCATGCCATAGAAAACGCGCCATTACAAAGCCGTCATTATCTTTGGGCGCATCGCCCCATTGTTCATTGCGCAAATAGAAGTATTGCAGCCTGGCTGATCCTCCGGCAGAAACCGCGGTGCCGGTTTTGTTACCCGGAGCAGCACGTTGCGATAACATCTTACCTGGTAAGGTATCAACGCGCGCTTCTCCGGGAGATATAGTATCCTGCATTGCGGGAGTAATGCATCCTGCCGCAAAAACATCTTGTATAAAAACCGACAGCAGAAAAAAGAAACATTTTTTCATACCGTTTTTTACTGGTAACCACCATAGTATTTAACCGGGCTCCACGCAGGGATTACCAGCAGTTTCGGTGGTGCAAAACCACTGAATTCCGCACTGCCGTACACTGGTTTTCCATCGACGATGGTAAGCTTTGAAGTAATGGACAACAACTCCTGGTCAGGCACCGAGAAATAGTCTCTGTCCAGCAGCGAGATGTCAGCGAAAAAACCCTCCTTTATCTTTCCTTTATTCGTTTCTTTCAGCAATGCATAACCGCCGAAGGTAAGGAGCGATAACGCTGCGTTTCTATCCAGCGTATTTTCTATTCCCATCACCTGTGCTCCACCAATCGTCTTTCCTGTAGTGATCCAATAGAGCGCCACCCAGGGATTGTAGCTGGCCACGCGGGTGCCATCTGTTCCCAGGGCAACGGGTATACCCAACTCCAGCATTTTTTTTACAGGTGGCGCATTCCGCGCGGCTTCCGCCCCATATCTCCTGATAAAATGTTCACCCTGGTAGGCCATCCGGTGTTGTATGGCGATACCGCCGCCCAGCGCTTTGATGCGTCGCATATTTTCTTCGCTGACGGTTTCCGCATGATCGAAGAACCATACCAGACCGTTCAGCGGTATTTCGCTGTTCACGGCTTCAATCACATCCAGGTCGCGGGAGATGCTTTCGTTGTACGTGGCGTGGAGACGAAAGGGCCATCGCCGCTGTACCAGCATACGTATTACGGGTTTCAGACTGGCTTCGAGTGAAGCAGGAAGCTCGGGCCGCGGAAAAAGAAAGTTTTCAAAATCGGCCGCATCGGCCACCAGGTTCTCTCCGCCGCCCTGCACATGGTAATCAATTTCGTTGATGCCATTGGCATGGTGCACATCTATGTCTACCATATTTGTCCAGCGGGTGAAGTCGGCCAGTTCCGAACCAGCTTTCTGGGCGAAAAGAAAATACGGGAGCCGAACGGTGATTTTACCAACTGTGTTCAGTGAATCTGTAATACCATAATCGTCAGGAAAATTCTGAAACCCGCCGCCGGCATCCATTACCGCCGTTACCCCAAGCCGGTTAAGTTCGGCCATGTATTGCAGGGTGGAATTTATTTTTTCCTCCGTAGTCAGTTCGGGCAACTTTGCCAGTGTGGAATAAAGGATGAACGCGTTCGGCTCGGCCACCAGCAAACCTGTAGGATTGCCTTCGCTGTCTTTTTCAATGAGTCCGCCTTTGGGATTCGCGGTTGCTCCTGTTATGCCGATTTGCTTTAATCCGGCTTTGTTCAGCCATGCTTTTCCGTACAGGTATAAAATGAAAGCGGGTGTATTTCCGGTAGCCGCATTGATCTCTTCTATGGTGGGCAGTCTTTTTTCTTCAAACTGGAACTCGTTCCATCCCCCTACTACGCGCACCCATTGTCCGCTGGGTGTTCTTTCGGCTTGCTCTTTCAGCATTTGCAGGGCGCGCTTCAGTGATTTCACGCCATCCCACCTTAATTCGGTGTTGTAGAATCTGCCTCCCCTGATCACATGGAGATGACTATCGAACAGGCCGGGAATCACGGTATGTCCTTTCGCATCAATCATTTTTGTGCCGTTGCCTTTCAGCCGCAGCACATCTTTGTTGCTGCCTACCTTGCTGATCCTGTTCCCATTCACCGCAATGGCCTCGGCCAGCGGAATGGCTTCATCGCCCGTATGCACCTTTCCATTATAAAGGATGATATCGGCTTTTCGCTGCGCGAAGGAAGCAATACTACACATTACAAAGAGTACAAAAAAGAAACACCGGTTCATGTGGATGAATTAAATGAAGGAGATGGAACGAGTCGATTACAGTTGAAACATTTTAGTGTTTCAACATTTCATGGGCATACTGAATACCAATTCCGTAAGCGCCGCCATATTTTTTTACCAGATCGGTAACAGCCTTGTACGTTTCGCTGCGGGCCCAATCGCGTTGCAATTCGAGCAGGTACTGAATGGAAGTAAGCGGCTTAATGCCGGCCTGTATCATTCTGTACATCGCCATTTCATGCGCTTCTTTGCTCACGTCACCACTGGCATCGGTAATTACATACACATCGTATCCTTCCGCTTTGGCTGATAATGCCGGACCAACAATACATACACTGGTCCAGAGTCCCGCGAGCACGATCTTCTTTTTTCCTTTTGCCACAATCGCTTTATGCGCGTTCACATCTTCCCAGGCGTTCATTGTGGTTCTGTCGATGTAATTGGAAGTAGCCTGTGGGTAAAATGCTTCCACTTCGGCAAACACGGGCCCGCTGAAAGATTTCTCCGCGACGGTGGTTACCACAGTGGGCACTTTGAATATAACAGAGGCGCCAGCCACCATAGCCGTATTGTTGCGCAGTTCCATCATGTCGA comes from the Parasegetibacter sp. NRK P23 genome and includes:
- a CDS encoding Dabb family protein, whose amino-acid sequence is MLAHHVLFWLKADTTEEQKAAFRKSLETLEKVESVKAFHVGTPSSIDRAVVDTSYTFSLVIFFEDMAGHDLYQVHPLHTGFLDECRAYFEKVIIYDSI
- a CDS encoding hotdog fold thioesterase; its protein translation is MIWTKPVDLEKLNNLPPNMASYIGIAFTGFTDNTLSARMPVDHRTHQPFGILHGGASVVLAETLGSVASLLLIDEQQFRAVGLEINANHLRPVKEGYVHGVCTPIHIGQKTHVWDIRISNEAGKPVCVSRLTVAIVPVYNLI
- a CDS encoding Gfo/Idh/MocA family oxidoreductase — encoded protein: METMNAGLIEFNQPTDPYLIDESGSFNGYHVKKVMLKEETAALTKEKFSGAELVHNTSDILEDESIHLVIVSAPDEADMSLVGKALQAGKQVRIL
- a CDS encoding LacI family DNA-binding transcriptional regulator, with translation MQKKTSLKDIAQLVGVSTALVSYVLNNRKEGRISREVAQKIRAAAAALNYRPNQAARSLRSSKTLTIGLIVADIANPFSASLARIIEDEADLQGYTVIFGSSDEHPEKFNKLLEALLNRQVDGLILSPPENSANALQALVEQNTPFVLLDRYFSNITADTICLDNHAATNAAVQHLLLQHKTRIGMIAYRTTLEHLQDRKNGYIDGLKTADIPFNPSLLKEIDIVVTEEAVEQAMNELLQLQEPPEAIICASNVIATKALKLLRSKHRNTSSLPEIVGFDETDLFHFVDPPLTYIRQPLVDMGRKATHLLLEQMNGRSERTRIFLKGELITG
- a CDS encoding alkylphosphonate utilization protein gives rise to the protein MNTSITAPLKERCQGTCELCTVEPAAIAFAVSPKNNDYIENEVALCTTCLAMMDNKDAAQHWQCLAGSIWNPEPAVQALSYRILYANKEQDWAADIMNGVEPDDAVLNWALSAFETVEVHKDSNGTPLSNGDTVVLTQVLNVKGTNFMAPKGTIVRKIRLVQDNPEHIEGKINEQTIVILTKYVRKS
- a CDS encoding DUF2809 domain-containing protein; this encodes MKAYFRFSIPYLLLTILLFTIEVLIAKYLHDQVIRPYVGDVLVVILIYCFVRSFFRFPVLPTAIATLLFAFLIETLQYFDIVHLLGLGKYYLARVVIGTSFEWIDLAAYTLGTLIVLGAEKVRS
- a CDS encoding Dps family protein: MQTGIGISEEDRSKTAQELCVFLADEFVLYTKTRHAHWNVEGSDFYEKHKFFESQYEELDEMIDDVAERIRALGHYAPASLKTFLELTHLTELSREKNDGAGFVKALLADHESIIIRMREKINLISNDYKDAGTGDFITGLMETHEKMAWMLRVQLR
- a CDS encoding alginate export family protein, with product MQDTISPGEARVDTLPGKMLSQRAAPGNKTGTAVSAGGSARLQYFYLRNEQWGDAPKDNDGFVMARFLWHGAVQWNSRLKTFVQLQSSLANGKNDMSPVDENPLDVHQAYVHYKVPLSDSLSMLLRVGRQEFSYGSQRLISVREGPNNRQAFDAANMIMQRKDLRLDAFFSYYVAARNGIFDDGFRRDTRLWGVYLVKNQVPVLKNADFYYLDICKKQAAFEDGTGMEQRHSIGTRIWNKTGNTMYDLEAVYQYGRFASKAIRAYTVSLNTAYRFNRCKYEPEIGIKTELISGDKTPGDDRLQTFNPLFPRGAYFGLAALIGPANLIDVHPYFNCVLHPTLDWGMDLDIFRRYSTRDGIYGPNVALIYPGANVAPAFIGSQLATNLEFSASNALALTWEFTWFNAGPFLRAAGNGKDIIFTAVTLQYKFSSN
- a CDS encoding amidohydrolase; this translates as MNRCFFFVLFVMCSIASFAQRKADIILYNGKVHTGDEAIPLAEAIAVNGNRISKVGSNKDVLRLKGNGTKMIDAKGHTVIPGLFDSHLHVIRGGRFYNTELRWDGVKSLKRALQMLKEQAERTPSGQWVRVVGGWNEFQFEEKRLPTIEEINAATGNTPAFILYLYGKAWLNKAGLKQIGITGATANPKGGLIEKDSEGNPTGLLVAEPNAFILYSTLAKLPELTTEEKINSTLQYMAELNRLGVTAVMDAGGGFQNFPDDYGITDSLNTVGKITVRLPYFLFAQKAGSELADFTRWTNMVDIDVHHANGINEIDYHVQGGGENLVADAADFENFLFPRPELPASLEASLKPVIRMLVQRRWPFRLHATYNESISRDLDVIEAVNSEIPLNGLVWFFDHAETVSEENMRRIKALGGGIAIQHRMAYQGEHFIRRYGAEAARNAPPVKKMLELGIPVALGTDGTRVASYNPWVALYWITTGKTIGGAQVMGIENTLDRNAALSLLTFGGYALLKETNKGKIKEGFFADISLLDRDYFSVPDQELLSITSKLTIVDGKPVYGSAEFSGFAPPKLLVIPAWSPVKYYGGYQ
- a CDS encoding hydrolase; translated protein: MKRTFNTLATLLLASVSVTAVYAQKPSSELLNPTNHALVMIDHESQMGFAVKNIDMMELRNNTAMVAGASVIFKVPTVVTTVAEKSFSGPVFAEVEAFYPQATSNYIDRTTMNAWEDVNAHKAIVAKGKKKIVLAGLWTSVCIVGPALSAKAEGYDVYVITDASGDVSKEAHEMAMYRMIQAGIKPLTSIQYLLELQRDWARSETYKAVTDLVKKYGGAYGIGIQYAHEMLKH